TTCCACCTCATTTTTCAAGTTAGCATCtaataataatcacatttcTGTATAGATCCACCATCATGTGAAATCTGTAACATGGTgtgattttcttcatttccttctACTAGTTTTATACTATCTATCGGAATATGATGTATTTACATGTGCAGCTAACTAAATTAGAAATTATTCAACACAAAGTTGTGTAGGTACATTTATCTTTTACagaattatttctatttttttgtaaatatttttgtcTCCGACTATTAAATGTTCAATAGTGAAGCACTATGGAACCATTTTCATATTGAAATAAGGAGAATATGTTGCAGTATTCTAACACAACTTTAATAGTTTATACAGAAAATGGAAGTCGGGTGTTGCTTATTCTCTGTCTGCTTACGTTCATTATTAAGTTTAACCCCTTCGTTTAATATCCAAGAGCTGTTTTAAAGCCAGCAACATATACCATGAGGCAAAACATTTCCTATTAATGTACACTGCTGAGTGTGCGCTTTCACTGAGGGCAGATGGAGGCATGTTTAGGTTTTTGAAGTTGTTTTTCTATTGGAGGGGtgtggtattttattttgaaaaatcagCACCGGAAGCCGTGGGTGCACCCTCTCTGACTTGACGCGGCGCGGCTCTCCGCCGGTGCTGGACGTCCTCACGGAGCCGCTCAGCTCAGCGGGGCTCCGCCACACAGCAGATGCGGAGCCGGGAAGAGGAGCGAGCCgctgccccctttttttttgtgcggCCTCGGTGCTTCGAGCTGGGATGAGATTTGTAGCCGAAGGACCCCAAAACCAAACGCGGCCGCGAGGCAGGAACAGACGGACACTGCGGGCATGAATGAGCGCGGAAGCTGCGGGCGGATGAGAGTCCGCAGAAAGTGAATTTGGAGGCACTTTTGTTTGGGAGCGCTCGGCTCTTTGTGTTGCAGCTTTCCCCTTCAGGGACGGAGAGGTAAGACGCTCCTGCAGGCATTCTGGGTAAAATATGCCTGTAAGTCCAGTAGTAATCATGAGAACACTGGCTGGTTTGGGGTTTGAtgcaaaaaatacagaatactTATTTCCTACCACTTTTTTTCCAGATATATTCTTtacatgtctgtttttgtcctcGTCTGTCAGGACTGATGAGCTGGCAGATAACACTATCGATCACAGATTCACCAGAGCTGGATTTCGCCCCCAGTGTGGTCGTGCAACTCCGCGTTTGTCCACAGACCCTCAGACTCTTATTCATAATCTGAACCCGCGCACTTCGTCCGTTTTGCACTTTTACGCACCGGGTGCCAAAGTGGGCACCGCGCGGCGCGTCCTGCCGGATTCTGCCTCCCTGTGTCTGCACGCGTGTGCGCTCAGTCTGCGGCGCCTCTCCATCCTGGAGGTGCTTCTGCTTTGTCTCCGCGGCTGCTTCCATTTTATCGTCTCGCTCGCTGGTGATCACgccgggtgtgtgtgtgtgtgtgtgtgtgtgtcggaaAGGCCTCGAAGCCTGGGCTTGGGTTGCctacaggagtgtgtgttgagGCGCAGCCACGCCTCGCTGGCCCACTGCCACCCTGAGGCCTGGAGGCCCCCGGGAGCCACCCGGGCCACCTGAGGCTGTACGGCCAGAGAGAACACTTAAAGAGATATTCCACCCAAAACTGAGGGGCGAAGAGAAACAGCTCAGCAGTTAACAAACTTTTCTTTAAGTGTAACAGTAAGAGTGGGGTGATCCAACTAATCCCAACATGATGCAAATCCTAAATCAAAGCAACTGTCCTTGAATGATCATCCCAGCATCAGCAGAGAGATTTGGAAAAAACGTAAGATTTGAAGTCAAACTTCTTGGCAAACAGGGCGGTAACGCTGTTTGTCCTGTTTATCACGCTGCACGTGGAACTTCCTCCATCCCAGATGATGGTGAACACAGATCCCAGTGTAAATCAATCAGTGGTGGCTCATCGGTGGATCGATGGGATCGACTGTCTCTGAGCTGGTTTACTGCATGTCTATGGGACAATACTGTGGTTTTAAATTGGCGAGGTGATTGTGGATTCTGGCATGTTTTAGAGAAATCTAAACAagccagacagacaaaaagatgtATTTTTCCCGTGTGAGTCAGTAAAATGTGTCTTGTGTCCAGCTTTGTCTGATGAACACATTCCTGCTCTTGGCATACTTGATAAGTCTGCAGCACAGACCCAAAGATAACTCTTCATGTCACTGGAGAATCTGTGTGATTTCCATTTTTAGCCAGAGAGTGAGTACAGTGACAGTGATCCAGTAGATTCTCctgcttctttttcctcttaacAGCATctacaacatgtttttttttactctactCTATTGTCTCTTCGACCACTCTGGGATATTTCCACCATTGTGAAGCCACTCCTGTGTAGCTTGGGCTCATTTTCTTACTGCACAAACAAAAGCTATCCCAAAGTATCAGACTCTGGATGATGTGCAGCCTTTAGTTTATCAAGTCTGATGGCTAAACGGCAACTTTAGCTGGGTCTCGACCCCAAGGTTCAAGAAACCGAAGTATTGTCCCTGGAACTGAAACGTCTCTTCAGTGCCTCATGAGTGCGGCCTTGTACGCCTGCTTGTGTGTCTGCTCGCGAGTCCATGTGTGAATCACATGAAAGCCATTTCTGCAAACTGCAGTGTCTTAACGTGGAAGATGGACACAAATTGATAGCGCGCTGAGGTTTGTTATTAGATTAAGAGTCTGTTTGTTCTACGTCCGGCTCAGAAAGCATCTGCTTGTGAAAAACACCGTCCAGctggaaactggaaaaaaaatggaggatgAAGCAGAAAACAGACTTGTAGAGAAATGGATCGAGTCAGACTGGCCTGGTTAAAGACtcgtgtctgtttctgtcttcagaGGTGTGTATTtgagggggaaggagaggagggaggggggtgtggAGTTGATGATCTGGTTGTTATGGCAACTACCCCCCCTTTGTCTTTTCTCACCCCTAGCCTCCCATTCATCCCCATTGTGGGAGTTAAGCTCCGTTGCCCTTGGAGACCGCAGGGGACAGTTGGGGAATGCGGCGTCTGGGCGAGTGCGTATGAAACATGGACCCAAAACAAAACTCTGGAGACGAACGACAAAAACGAAAAGATGCTCTCATTTCTTATGACGGTCGCCGAGCTCGTGCAAGTTCGCTTGAATCGCCCCACGTGTGAAACGGGAACATTTTAGAGCTGCTCTGATGTTCTGCCTCCACCCCTGCATGTCGTGCACACACCGGAGACTTGTAGCCCAGAATAGAAGTTGGCGTAATTGCCCTTTATTGGCTGAGAACACTCTCGGGGCCAAATCACTTGAGTTTGCTCATAAAACTCCCTCAAAGCGGAAGAATGGGCCCAGCTATGTCCTGTGTgactgaaagcacacacacacacacactttcacacaccgCAGAGTGCCAACGTTTAACAATACAGCCTCTCTTCTTGTTGCTGTTGCTTGGTATGTTTCCCTCTGAGACGCTTTTATTCCTGTCTGATATGACAAATTATCCTTTcgcccttccctctctctcctcattcgTCTTTCTGCCTCCCCtctgttcactctcctctctccactctctctccGTCACACCCTTTCTGCCTCTTCCAAACTCGCCTTTTCTATCATCTATCTTCCCAGTcttcctcccccatcctcccttTGTTTCCCAGGCCTCCAAGATAGATTCCCTCAGGAGTAAAGTGGACCTGCTGCGCCTCCCTCTGGCCCTCTCCTCCAAGTCCATCAGTGATCGTAAGAGCCAGCTGGGTGTGGTCTGGGAGAAAGGCGGCGGCTCGGGGGCTGTAGGGACCCGGAAACCCCGCCCACCGCCGGCCTCCGACATGGACAACGAGTCCACGTACTCGGGTTACTCGTACAAGTCGTCCCACTCACGGAGCTCCCGCAAACACAGGTAGAGGACGGCAGAGGTTCTGGTTCATCTGGAGTCTTGTTCAGTCTTTAAAAGGTTCTAATCTGCCTGAGCCCAAGTTAATGTCTTCAAATAGTTTTGTCTGACAGATGGTGGCTTTAATGCTTAGACTGAAAACAGTGAGTTTAAAGCTGTAGAGCTATACAGTAATCCTGACAATGTGTAGCAGGTAATGTAACCATGCCTGACTTGTACGCTCTTTTCCCtccagggagaggagggacaggCATCGCTCCAAGAGTCGTGACATCAGCATCCGTGGAGACAAATCGGTGACCATCCAGGCTCCTGCAGAGCCGCCGCTGGACGCAGAGTCCACCAGAGGAGACGACAGGGTCAGACTGAAATCCTTTAAAATCATTCCTCTGACGCGGCGCTCTGCGATGCATCACCGAcactcctctctgctctcctctctctccaggatGACAACTGGGGCGAAACCACCACGGTGGTCACAGGCACCTCTGTGGACAGCATCTCCAACGAGGACCTGACGCGGATCTCGAAGGACCTCGAGGAGTCTTTGCCGCTGGACTGGCGCCGTTACCTGGGCCCAGCGTTGGGCGCTGTGCTGGGGCTCTTTGCTCTGGTCAGTCCTCTGGCCTTTCTGGCCCTCCCACAGCTCCTGTGGCGGGACACACTGGAACCCTGTGGCACACCATGCGAGGGCCTTTACATTTCTCTGGCCTTCAAGCTGCTGATCCTCCTCATCTCCACGTGGGCGCTGTTCCTCCGCCCGCCCAGAGCCACTCTGCCACGCTTCTTCATCTTCCGCTCTCTGCTGCTGGCGTtggttttcctctttgttgCGTCTTATTGGCTCTTCTACGGAGTGCGGGTGCTGGAGCCCAGGGAGACGGACTACAGGGGGATTGTGGGATACGCAGCGTCTCTGGTGGATGCGCTGCTGTTCATTCAGTACCTGGccctggtgctgctggaggtcAGGCACCTGCAGCCGGCTTTCTGTCTGAAGGTTGTGAGGACCACAGACGGAACAAGTCACTTCTACAACGTGGGTTATCTCAGGTCAGTGAATGTGGAACATCAGGAATGTTTGTCcttaatgatttttaattttaaattgaCTTTATTTTCACTCTAGATTCAGAGATTCACAAAAAGATCTTACTAGTTCACAGTGATAGAAACAGAGTTGCTTGGTGGGAGGTTCAGCCACATGCCTAGGATTAACTCATCTCTTTTAGTTGTGGATAGGACCACTATAACTTATAAAGCAACAGTCAATGCTCATCACTCCTGAACTGTATGGTGTAAGGgcgcatatatatatatatgtgtgtgtgtgtgtgtgtgtgtgtgtgtatatatgtatatgtgtatatatatatatatatatatatatatatatatatatggattcTTTGGTTCAAAGTGATTTTTGAGCCACATCCACACAAATTTCTAAAACGTAGAAAATGATTTTGCCAAATACCTTTTTTCACCATCCCTGCTAAAAATATTgtccatttgtttttctgatgatCCAAAAAGCAGAATAGACCAGATCCAAGAACTTCCTCTTCCCCTGGACAAACTCAGTCTTCCTTCCACTACTGGTGTATAgtttatttcctcctgttttttgAAGTAACTACAGTGACTGCGTGTTGACCTACACTCAGTTCTGAGCCTGAATGCATCCTCTCTAAGCATCTAAGCATAGATGGAGGACTGATCTGTTACTAATGTGCTGCTCGCGCTGCTTCCTTTGTGGGCGCGGTGCCGTGCCGCCAAACGGTTGACCGAAAGCAGTCCGACACAGCAGCACCGCACCTGCAGCCATATTTAGGTCACACTTATAAGAACTAATAATCTCAGGGTGATCCTGCAAAATGCgatgctgttacagcagcagctccacgcAGTGTGAATGGACGTAATTCAGTCACCATGTTCCTGAAACAAACATGTCATTGCCTGCATGTTTTAGCTACTTTATGGCCCCCAGGTTTCATTTTAAACTAGACTAGATAACTATAATTACCTTCCTGCCTTTTCTCATCACTCTgccagtctgtgtttgtctgttccATTTATCAGATGTTGGGCTTTCCGCTCGCATGCAGCCCGGTGAAAAGTGGCTGTTCTCACACCTGAAGCGGTCCACCACTTCCTCCATGTGCACGCTAAAAGCGACCACCAAGCTGACAGAATGTCAAGTGTGATATATGCTGATAACGGCTCTCTGTTTTGAAATATGCACCTTTAACTTCTCTTTCTCAGTATTCAGCGGGCAGCAGTGTGGCTCCTGGACCAGTACTACAGCGACTTCCCAGTTTATAACCCCGCCCTGCTCAACCTGCCCAAGTCCATCCTCTCCAAGAAGATGTCTGCCTTCAAGGTCTACAACCTGGGGGAAGGTAAAGCCACCTTGTGTCCAGCATTTCGTCTTTAACCTTTTCCTATTCAGCCCACTCTGCATCAGAACATTTCTTATTACCGTGTGTATTTAAAATACTCTGAACTGGGGTGAGAAATAGACATCAACTTGTAAATGACACAAGTGTTTCTTTCTTCAGAAAACGGCACCAATAACTCGACAGGTCAGTCCAGAACCATGATCGCGGCCGCTGCTCGGAGAAGAGACAACTCTCACAACGAGTACTACTACGAGGAGGCGGAGGTGGAGCGGAGGGTTCGCAAACGCAAGGCCAGGTgagaacacactcacacaaatggTCTGGAGTTTATCGGATCTGTCTCGCTGCTGGAAATGAcactgagagctgtgagagtgagCCAGAACACTAAAGAAGCagattgtaaaaacaaaaccGACCTTTTTCACACCgtgtgcagtcatgtgacccatcaaaatactgattatagcagctttaaatcgAAGTTAGTGTCTCACTCActctcccctgtctccctccAGACTGGTGGTAGCGGTAGAAGAAGCCTTCACCCACATTAAGCGTCACCAGGACGACGAGCCgtccgcctcctcctcccccaaaCACCCGCGGGAGGTGATGGACCCCAGGGAGGCGGCCCAAGCCATCTTTGCCCCGTTGGC
The sequence above is a segment of the Pempheris klunzingeri isolate RE-2024b chromosome 23, fPemKlu1.hap1, whole genome shotgun sequence genome. Coding sequences within it:
- the LOC139222848 gene encoding vang-like protein 2, whose amino-acid sequence is MDNESTYSGYSYKSSHSRSSRKHRERRDRHRSKSRDISIRGDKSVTIQAPAEPPLDAESTRGDDRDDNWGETTTVVTGTSVDSISNEDLTRISKDLEESLPLDWRRYLGPALGAVLGLFALVSPLAFLALPQLLWRDTLEPCGTPCEGLYISLAFKLLILLISTWALFLRPPRATLPRFFIFRSLLLALVFLFVASYWLFYGVRVLEPRETDYRGIVGYAASLVDALLFIQYLALVLLEVRHLQPAFCLKVVRTTDGTSHFYNVGYLSIQRAAVWLLDQYYSDFPVYNPALLNLPKSILSKKMSAFKVYNLGEENGTNNSTGQSRTMIAAAARRRDNSHNEYYYEEAEVERRVRKRKARLVVAVEEAFTHIKRHQDDEPSASSSPKHPREVMDPREAAQAIFAPLARAMQKYLRATRQQSYHTMEGIINHLQFCITHNMTPKAFLERYLSPGPTLQYLDTSRGRQWTLVSEEPVTSALRQGQVFSLRRLDFSLVVTVTALPFLHLGEEFIDPKSHKFVMKLQSETSV